A genomic segment from Bacillota bacterium encodes:
- a CDS encoding sulfite exporter TauE/SafE family protein produces MPVSGVTMPWWPLLLIGFTVGVVGGYFGLGGAWLVTPALNIFGFPMIYAVGTDMAHIMGKSIVATFRHWKFGHVSPMVALVMLLGTFSGIEVGAQFLFWLTQIGMAGDVVRYMYMGLLAFLAVFILTEYAREKKKEKEAGAEIKDVVGTPWSRWIHQTLDVAPRFYCKVSKTSFSIWSIIFVGWVVGVVAGILGIGGGLIRVPALIYLVGFPTKIAVGTDLFEVAFSGAYGTLTYSLKGGVELIAAVIMLVGAAIGAQFGTITTKYVYGLVIRLVFGIAVIFAFTSVATRQYASILSRPYRKELEALLAEAGLKKVDFPAIYQSKDKMYHWCIEVFNRPEWYAQFLKVYAWTTAAGILMMTAATGLCLFILYQFALGVQRERAKKSVAG; encoded by the coding sequence ATGCCCGTAAGTGGGGTTACAATGCCTTGGTGGCCGCTTTTGCTGATCGGCTTCACCGTGGGTGTGGTCGGCGGCTATTTCGGGCTCGGGGGCGCTTGGCTGGTCACCCCGGCCCTCAACATTTTCGGTTTCCCGATGATCTACGCGGTCGGCACCGACATGGCGCACATCATGGGCAAGTCGATCGTGGCCACCTTCCGGCACTGGAAATTCGGTCATGTCAGCCCGATGGTGGCTCTGGTGATGCTGCTCGGTACATTTTCCGGCATTGAAGTCGGCGCCCAGTTCCTCTTCTGGCTTACCCAGATCGGTATGGCCGGAGACGTGGTGCGTTATATGTACATGGGACTGCTGGCGTTCCTGGCCGTCTTCATCCTGACCGAGTATGCCCGGGAGAAGAAAAAGGAGAAGGAAGCAGGAGCGGAAATCAAGGACGTGGTCGGCACTCCCTGGTCCCGCTGGATTCACCAGACTCTGGACGTCGCCCCCCGCTTCTACTGCAAGGTGAGCAAGACCTCCTTCTCCATCTGGTCGATCATCTTCGTGGGCTGGGTCGTGGGCGTGGTGGCCGGCATCCTCGGCATCGGCGGCGGCCTGATCCGCGTGCCCGCGTTGATCTACCTGGTGGGCTTCCCGACCAAGATCGCCGTCGGTACCGACCTCTTCGAGGTGGCGTTCTCCGGCGCGTACGGCACCCTGACCTACAGCCTTAAGGGCGGGGTCGAGCTGATCGCGGCTGTGATCATGCTGGTCGGCGCGGCCATCGGCGCCCAGTTCGGCACCATCACCACCAAGTACGTGTACGGCCTGGTCATCCGCTTGGTCTTCGGGATCGCCGTTATCTTCGCCTTCACTTCGGTGGCCACCCGGCAGTACGCCTCCATCCTGTCGCGGCCGTACAGGAAGGAACTCGAAGCGCTCTTGGCGGAGGCGGGTCTAAAGAAGGTTGACTTCCCGGCGATTTACCAGTCCAAGGACAAGATGTACCACTGGTGCATTGAGGTGTTCAACCGGCCGGAATGGTACGCGCAGTTCTTGAAGGTCTACGCGTGGACCACGGCGGCCGGAATTCTGATGATGACCGCCGCCACCGGGCTGTGCCTGTTCATCCTCTACCAGTTCGCTCTGGGTGTACAACGGGAGCGGGCCAAGAAGTCGGTCGCCGGCTAG